Proteins from a genomic interval of Longimicrobiales bacterium:
- the murB gene encoding UDP-N-acetylmuramate dehydrogenase produces the protein MKAGSASEQLEALGGRLDATRIERDVPLAPYTTFRIGGSADLLYRARTPDELAAAVTAARELGVPWFLLGLGANILVADSGFRGLVIRSEVDAIEFLDDRRVRAGAGVQTFMTLINATVSRGLGGLHHYVGIPSTVGGAVWQNLHFLSPPPERERTCFIEEVVESAEILTQEGERKTVDRDYFRFGYDYSILHDRDDIVLSVTFRLDPQPEPDLRFVMRENLKWRDDRHPDLWLYPSAGSIFKKIENVGAGRLIDQCGLKGHILGNAQFFHRHANIIVNLGGATAADVRGLITLAQETVQRELGYALTTEIGMVGTD, from the coding sequence GTGAAGGCAGGCAGCGCCAGCGAGCAGCTGGAGGCACTCGGCGGACGACTGGACGCGACGCGTATCGAGCGCGACGTGCCGCTCGCACCCTACACGACGTTCCGCATCGGCGGTTCCGCGGACCTGCTGTACCGTGCGCGCACGCCCGACGAGCTCGCCGCCGCCGTCACGGCCGCGCGTGAGCTGGGTGTGCCCTGGTTCCTGCTCGGGCTCGGTGCAAACATCCTGGTAGCCGACAGCGGCTTCCGCGGGCTCGTCATCAGGAGCGAGGTGGACGCCATCGAGTTCCTCGACGACCGGCGGGTTCGTGCGGGTGCGGGTGTGCAGACGTTCATGACGCTCATCAACGCCACCGTCTCACGCGGCCTCGGCGGGCTGCATCACTACGTCGGCATCCCGAGCACGGTCGGCGGCGCGGTCTGGCAGAATCTGCACTTCCTGTCACCGCCGCCCGAGCGTGAACGCACGTGCTTCATCGAGGAGGTGGTGGAGTCGGCGGAGATCCTCACACAGGAGGGTGAGCGGAAGACAGTGGATCGGGACTACTTCCGGTTCGGCTATGACTACAGCATCCTGCACGACCGCGATGACATCGTCCTCTCCGTCACGTTTCGACTCGACCCGCAGCCGGAGCCCGATCTGCGGTTCGTGATGCGCGAGAACCTGAAGTGGCGCGACGACCGGCATCCCGATCTGTGGCTGTACCCGTCGGCGGGGTCGATCTTCAAGAAGATCGAGAACGTAGGAGCGGGACGGCTCATCGATCAGTGCGGCCTCAAGGGTCACATCCTCGGCAACGCACAGTTCTTTCACAGGCACGCCAACATCATCGTGAATCTCGGAGGCGCGACGGCGGCCGATGTGCGCGGCCTGATCACGCTGGCGCAGGAGACCGTGCAGCGGGAGCTCGGCTACGCGCTGACCACCGAGATCGGCATGGTGGGGACCGACTGA
- a CDS encoding FKBP-type peptidyl-prolyl cis-trans isomerase, giving the protein MRIILAALFLLAACDSPSEPDDRWAVPEEIDFAPALGIDLDLMNRTDSGLYWMDVEAGNVSGPAVSLDDEVRFHYTIWLPDGTNVETSRGGAAFQEKVLVLIPGVAEGITGMRPGGVRKLVIRPELAWPNGYRSIPPITTIVFEIELVAIVA; this is encoded by the coding sequence ATGCGCATCATACTCGCAGCCCTCTTCCTCCTCGCCGCCTGCGACAGCCCGTCGGAGCCCGACGACCGCTGGGCCGTGCCGGAGGAGATCGATTTCGCACCCGCCCTCGGCATCGACCTTGACCTGATGAATCGTACGGATTCCGGTCTGTACTGGATGGACGTCGAAGCAGGCAACGTGTCCGGCCCGGCCGTCTCGCTCGACGACGAGGTACGCTTCCACTACACGATCTGGCTGCCCGACGGCACGAACGTCGAGACCAGCCGCGGTGGCGCGGCGTTTCAGGAGAAGGTGCTGGTGCTGATCCCCGGAGTGGCCGAGGGCATCACCGGGATGCGGCCGGGCGGCGTTCGCAAGCTCGTCATCCGGCCGGAGCTGGCGTGGCCGAACGGGTACAGGTCCATACCACCGATCACGACGATCGTGTTCGAGATCGAGCTGGTCGCGATCGTGGCGTAA
- a CDS encoding GlsB/YeaQ/YmgE family stress response membrane protein, whose translation MEFLWMIIIGGIVGAIAKLIMPGDDPGGIIVTIILGILGGIVGGFLFGLLGLGGGWIVNLIGAILGAILLLWIYRMVVGRRAHTP comes from the coding sequence ATGGAATTTCTGTGGATGATCATCATCGGCGGTATCGTCGGTGCCATCGCCAAGCTGATCATGCCGGGCGACGATCCGGGCGGCATCATTGTCACGATCATTCTCGGTATCCTGGGCGGCATTGTCGGCGGATTCCTGTTCGGTCTGCTCGGCCTCGGTGGCGGCTGGATAGTTAATCTGATCGGCGCCATTCTCGGCGCGATCCTGCTACTCTGGATCTACCGCATGGTCGTCGGCAGGCGGGCCCACACCCCCTAG